The following DNA comes from Croceicoccus sp. YJ47.
ACGCGCGCGGTTCACATCGACTGGTGCGAGGGCGTGGGGAAAAGCCGCCTGACCGGGCCGTTCATCGAACGACGGCTGGGCATGGGCGGCACGGCGCGGAACCTGCGCTCCATGCGGCGGGTTCTCGCCAAGATGGACGCATAGGATTACGCAAGGGGCCGCACCTGCCACCATGGCGGGGCAAGGCCAGGAAAGACGCAGACAATTGGCACGCAACTCATCATCCGGCGCCGCATCCGGCGAACAGCAATCGGTCCGCGTCCTCAAGGTGGGCGAACGGGTGCGGCACATATTGTCCGAACTGCTCGCCCGCGGGGAGGCGCATGACGACACGCTGTCGTCCACGTCGGTCAGCGTGACCGAGGTGCGCATGTCGCCCGATCTCCGTCAGGCGAAAGTCTATGTGAAACCGCTGCTCGGCGCCGAGGAAGATGCGGTGGTGAAGGCGTTGCAGGTCAACACGGCCTTCTTCCAGAAGGAAGTCGCCAAACGGCTCGGCCTGAAATTCGCGCCGAAATTGCAGTTCCGCGGCGACGAGACATTCGACGAGGCCGGGCGAATCGACCGCCTCTTGAACGATCCGCGCGTTCGCCGCGATCTCGGCGACGAATAGACCGCCCGACGCTGCCGTGGCGAAGCTCTATTTCTACTACGCCAGCATGAATGCCGGCAAATCGACCACGCTGCTGCAGGCCGATTTCAACTATCGCGAGCGGGGCATGGCGACGATGCTGTGGACCGCGGCGGTGGACGACCGCGCCGCCGGCATGCCGATTGCCAGCCGCATCGGGCTGGAGGCGGATGCCCACCGGTTCGGCGCCGATACCGACCTCGCCGCCGATATACGCGACCGCCATGCGCGCGCGACGCTTGCCTGCGTGCTGATCGACGAGGCGCAATTCCTGACGCAGGTGCAGGTCTGGCAATTGGCGGATGTCGCGGACGAGGCGAATATCCCCGTGCTCTGCTACGGCCTGCGCACCGATTTTCAGGGGGAATTGTTTCCCGGATCGGCGGCGCTTCTCGGAATTGCGGATGCGCTGATCGAGTTGAAGGCGGTGTGCCATTGCGGGCGCAAGGCCTCGATGAACCTGCGCGTCGATGCCGAAGGGCGCGCGGTACAGAGCGGCGCGCAGACCGAGATCGGCGGCAACGACCGCTATGTCGCGCTGTGCCGCCGGCATTTCAGCGCGGCGCTGCGCGGGGGCGCGGCGGTGCCTACCGCCGAAGACATGCGATAATCGCTGCATCTGCGCTGGCCCTTTGGCGAAGGGGTCGCTACATGCCGTTTCATGCATTTTCTCGATCAGGCCAAGATCTACCTGCGCTCCGGCGCCGGCGGACCCGGAGCGGTAAGTTTCCGGCGCGAAAAATATATCGAATATGGCGGGCCTGATGGCGGCAATGGCGGGCGCGGCGGCGACATCGTGTTCGTCGCGGTCGCCGGGCTGAACACGCTCATCGATTTCCGCTATACCCAGCATTTCAAGGCGCAGCGTGGCATTCCCGGCATGGGCAAGGACCGCACCGGCGCGGCGGGCGAGGATCTCGTGATCGAGGTTCCGGTCGGCACGCAGATCCTGTCGGAGGATCGCGAGGAGGTCATCGCCGATTTCACCAAGGTCGGCGAGCGTCTCACCCTGCTCGAAGGCGGGATGGGCGAGCGCGGCAATGCAAGCTACAAGAGCAGCACCAATCGCGCGCCAAGGCAGCATCAGCCCGGCCTTCCCGGGGAGGAGATGTGGGTCTGGCTGCGGCTGAAACTGCTGGCCGATGTCGGGCTGGTCGGGCTCCCCAATGCGGGCAAGTCCACCTTCATCAACCAGCTTTCGAATACCAAGGCGAAGGTCGGCGCCTATGCCTTTACCACGCTGCGTCCGCAGCTTGGCGTGGTGCGGCACAAGGGGCGCGAATTCGTCGTCGCCGACATTCCCGGCCTGATCGCCGGCGCGGCGCAGGGTGCGGGGATCGGCGACCGCTTCCTCGGCCATATCGAGCGGTGCCGCGTGCTCATCCATCTCATCGACATCAACGGCTTTGGCGAGGGGCAGGAACCCGGCGACGCGCTGCGCATCGTGCAGGACGAGCTTGAGGAATATGGCGAAGGGCTGTCGGACAAACCGCGCCTCGTCGTGCTCAACAAGATCGACCTGGCCGATGG
Coding sequences within:
- a CDS encoding thymidine kinase; the protein is MAKLYFYYASMNAGKSTTLLQADFNYRERGMATMLWTAAVDDRAAGMPIASRIGLEADAHRFGADTDLAADIRDRHARATLACVLIDEAQFLTQVQVWQLADVADEANIPVLCYGLRTDFQGELFPGSAALLGIADALIELKAVCHCGRKASMNLRVDAEGRAVQSGAQTEIGGNDRYVALCRRHFSAALRGGAAVPTAEDMR
- the rbfA gene encoding 30S ribosome-binding factor RbfA, giving the protein MARNSSSGAASGEQQSVRVLKVGERVRHILSELLARGEAHDDTLSSTSVSVTEVRMSPDLRQAKVYVKPLLGAEEDAVVKALQVNTAFFQKEVAKRLGLKFAPKLQFRGDETFDEAGRIDRLLNDPRVRRDLGDE
- the obgE gene encoding GTPase ObgE codes for the protein MHFLDQAKIYLRSGAGGPGAVSFRREKYIEYGGPDGGNGGRGGDIVFVAVAGLNTLIDFRYTQHFKAQRGIPGMGKDRTGAAGEDLVIEVPVGTQILSEDREEVIADFTKVGERLTLLEGGMGERGNASYKSSTNRAPRQHQPGLPGEEMWVWLRLKLLADVGLVGLPNAGKSTFINQLSNTKAKVGAYAFTTLRPQLGVVRHKGREFVVADIPGLIAGAAQGAGIGDRFLGHIERCRVLIHLIDINGFGEGQEPGDALRIVQDELEEYGEGLSDKPRLVVLNKIDLADGELVAGFAEELMAAGAQAVFAISGATGEGIPELLDAVLTHLPIETQTETGGAAIEDEANTSTPSGATDHDWSPLD